The Pseudobacteroides sp. genomic sequence TTATTACTTAGAATTATGAATCTCAATCTTATACTTAAATCTTAAGTATTAACCTTACTATTTAAGCAAGTTAAAAACCATTTTAATTTATCTGGACTCATATTTCGCATACCATATTTTCTAATAAATTCCTTGGCAGCTTCAATATCTTCTCCGAGCATTATTTTATTAATCTCATTTTTGAGTTGGGCTTTAATATCACAATTCTCAACTGTATTAAACTCGTGTATTAGTTTATCCAATTCCGCATAATCTGCACTTTGATTGAAATAACACTCCAAGAAATATTTGAACCTTCCATACTTGTCAACGTCTAAAATTCTATCCATTTTTTACTCCTTTCTACCTATATGGTTGGGAAGGCTGTTATTATCCTAAAGCCTAAATCTTGAGTTGCGTCTTTAACAAGTACAACTCTTGATTTCGTGAGATTATAAATTACCGTCGACTTATCCTGTAG encodes the following:
- a CDS encoding contact-dependent growth inhibition system immunity protein, which translates into the protein MDRILDVDKYGRFKYFLECYFNQSADYAELDKLIHEFNTVENCDIKAQLKNEINKIMLGEDIEAAKEFIRKYGMRNMSPDKLKWFLTCLNSKVNT